In a single window of the Flavobacterium sp. W4I14 genome:
- a CDS encoding AraC-like DNA-binding protein (product_source=COG2207; cath_funfam=1.10.10.60; cog=COG2207; ko=KO:K20968; pfam=PF02311,PF12833; smart=SM00342; superfamily=46689,51215), whose translation MEFQTKYITSEIKLSCYEDKLFKTEVVFDNHMLIWFISGETKIIEANKEHVFNAGDIFLIPRNQLATIINYPKDGLPHKTVVMHLSAKRLRDFYADIEVKHKVRVSQQILSFSHHPLLKSCLASLISYFDLQETFPEHIAALKINEAINILRFIDPEIDNVLSDFREPGKIDLVDFMEKNYMFNMPLEKFGYLMGRSLSTFNRDFRKAFNRSPQRWLTQKRLELAHYQLVEKHKKPVEVYMESGFEDLSHFSFAFKKEFGYAPSTLVK comes from the coding sequence ATGGAGTTTCAGACAAAATATATCACTTCAGAGATTAAACTCTCTTGTTATGAAGACAAGTTGTTTAAAACTGAAGTGGTTTTCGACAACCATATGCTGATATGGTTTATCTCAGGAGAAACTAAAATTATTGAGGCCAATAAAGAACATGTGTTTAATGCGGGGGATATTTTTTTGATCCCCCGAAATCAACTGGCCACAATCATCAATTACCCAAAAGATGGGCTGCCGCATAAAACCGTGGTGATGCATTTATCGGCAAAACGGTTAAGAGATTTTTACGCAGATATAGAGGTGAAGCATAAAGTGCGGGTATCACAGCAAATATTGAGTTTTAGCCATCATCCATTACTAAAAAGCTGCCTGGCATCTTTAATCTCTTATTTTGATCTTCAGGAAACTTTTCCCGAACATATTGCTGCATTAAAAATAAATGAAGCCATTAATATTCTTCGGTTTATCGATCCTGAAATAGATAATGTACTTTCTGACTTTCGGGAGCCTGGTAAAATTGATCTGGTAGACTTTATGGAAAAAAACTATATGTTCAATATGCCTCTAGAGAAATTCGGATACCTTATGGGCAGGAGTTTATCGACTTTTAACCGCGATTTTAGAAAAGCATTTAACCGTTCTCCACAAAGATGGCTAACTCAAAAAAGATTGGAACTGGCCCATTATCAACTGGTAGAAAAGCATAAAAAACCTGTTGAGGTATATATGGAATCGGGTTTTGAAGATTTGTCGCATTTCTCTTTCGCCTTTAAAAAAGAATTTGGATATGCACCTTCTACCTTAGTAAAGTGA
- a CDS encoding NAD(P)-dependent dehydrogenase (short-subunit alcohol dehydrogenase family) (product_source=COG1028; cath_funfam=3.40.50.720; cog=COG1028; pfam=PF00106; superfamily=51735), with the protein MESNNNYNGALQQPIGSGFNATSATTDVIAGINLKGKTAIITGGYAGIGLETTKTFVQAGAKVIVPARDIEKAKRNLVGLANVEVEVMDLMDYHSINAFAEKFLASGQPLDLLINNAGIMWVPLRRDARGYESQLSTNHLGHFQLTAKLWPALKKADRARVVNVSSYGHQIAPFNFEDPNFEHRQYETLLGYGQSKTANNLFAVELDARGAKFDIRAYAVHPGSVNHTDLGREAPMELFQQMGTHDADGNIFPAVEKKLKQLTQGAATTVWCATSPLLNEIGGVYCEDADIAELDLGNIEHLISEPSTLHGVRSYSVDEINAKRLWRLSEEMLDITFNAD; encoded by the coding sequence ATGGAAAGTAACAATAATTACAACGGTGCATTACAACAGCCAATAGGCTCAGGATTTAATGCAACATCTGCTACTACTGATGTAATAGCTGGCATTAACCTTAAAGGAAAAACGGCAATCATCACTGGCGGTTATGCTGGTATAGGTTTAGAAACTACCAAAACCTTTGTACAAGCAGGTGCTAAGGTAATTGTACCTGCACGCGACATTGAAAAAGCGAAGCGGAATTTAGTTGGCCTGGCCAATGTAGAGGTGGAGGTTATGGATTTAATGGATTACCATTCAATCAATGCCTTTGCTGAAAAATTTTTAGCAAGTGGACAGCCACTTGATCTTTTGATTAATAACGCGGGTATTATGTGGGTACCCCTGCGTAGAGACGCAAGAGGTTATGAGTCGCAGCTTTCTACCAATCATTTGGGGCATTTTCAGCTTACGGCTAAATTATGGCCAGCGTTGAAAAAAGCTGATAGGGCCAGGGTGGTAAATGTTTCTTCATATGGTCATCAGATTGCGCCTTTCAATTTTGAAGATCCTAACTTTGAACATCGGCAATATGAAACTTTATTGGGCTATGGCCAATCGAAAACCGCCAATAACCTTTTTGCAGTCGAACTGGATGCACGTGGTGCAAAATTTGACATCAGGGCTTATGCCGTACATCCCGGCTCGGTTAACCATACCGATTTAGGAAGAGAAGCACCTATGGAACTTTTCCAGCAAATGGGTACACATGATGCTGATGGTAATATTTTTCCAGCGGTAGAAAAGAAACTGAAACAGCTTACACAAGGCGCTGCTACAACGGTTTGGTGTGCTACAAGCCCGTTACTTAATGAGATTGGCGGGGTATATTGTGAGGATGCGGATATAGCGGAATTAGATTTGGGTAATATTGAACACTTAATTTCTGAACCATCAACCTTGCATGGCGTAAGGTCTTATTCGGTTGATGAAATAAATGCAAAACGGTTATGGCGTTTGAGTGAGGAAATGCTCGATATAACATTCAACGCCGATTAA
- a CDS encoding hypothetical protein (product_source=Hypo-rule applied; pfam=PF07606; superfamily=109854) produces MKTVFEQSTRSELIDRVNSLTENSNRLWGKMNVYQMAKHCTIWFEWVLGKDKQVYRVDFLGKLFGRMALKSNTKDDKPIGKNMPAGKFAIKEKEGDLKQQQMILIKCIEEFENYDNPDFLHDFFGLMTKEQIGVFSYKHADHHLRQFGV; encoded by the coding sequence ATGAAAACGGTATTTGAGCAATCAACAAGAAGTGAGTTGATTGATCGGGTTAATTCACTGACCGAAAACAGTAACCGGCTTTGGGGTAAAATGAATGTTTACCAAATGGCAAAACATTGTACCATCTGGTTCGAATGGGTTTTAGGTAAAGATAAACAGGTTTACAGAGTCGATTTTTTAGGTAAGCTATTCGGCCGGATGGCCCTTAAAAGCAATACGAAAGATGATAAACCGATAGGTAAAAACATGCCTGCAGGGAAGTTTGCGATTAAAGAAAAAGAAGGAGACCTGAAACAACAGCAAATGATCCTGATCAAATGCATCGAAGAATTTGAAAACTATGATAACCCCGATTTTCTCCACGATTTTTTTGGCCTGATGACAAAAGAACAGATCGGTGTTTTTTCTTATAAACACGCTGATCATCATTTAAGGCAGTTTGGTGTTTAA
- a CDS encoding catechol 2,3-dioxygenase-like lactoylglutathione lyase family enzyme (product_source=COG0346; cath_funfam=3.10.180.10; cog=COG0346; pfam=PF00903; superfamily=54593), with the protein MITKMTITNIHVLNQDSAYDFYVNKLGFKLVDDIPMGPESRWLTVSPPEQPDLQLVLFPVTVSKMFPKDVAETLIGLIKKGIFGCGVLTCNDIFATYEELKAKGVEFIKAPTKEFYGTEALFKDDSGNYFSLQPLNNFGNENGI; encoded by the coding sequence ATGATTACCAAAATGACCATCACAAACATTCACGTCCTGAACCAGGATAGTGCTTATGACTTTTATGTAAACAAATTGGGCTTTAAACTGGTAGATGATATCCCGATGGGGCCAGAAAGCCGTTGGCTAACCGTGTCGCCACCTGAGCAGCCTGACCTGCAGTTGGTGTTATTCCCTGTTACGGTAAGCAAAATGTTTCCAAAGGATGTAGCAGAAACATTAATAGGATTGATCAAAAAGGGGATTTTCGGCTGTGGCGTACTTACCTGCAATGATATTTTTGCAACCTACGAAGAATTAAAGGCTAAGGGTGTTGAATTCATAAAAGCGCCTACTAAAGAGTTTTATGGAACTGAGGCTTTGTTTAAAGACGATTCCGGAAACTATTTTTCATTGCAACCGCTAAACAATTTTGGTAATGAAAACGGTATTTGA
- a CDS encoding AraC-like DNA-binding protein (product_source=COG2207; cath_funfam=1.10.10.60; cog=COG2207; pfam=PF12833; smart=SM00342; superfamily=46689): protein MEQYPKVYLYRRIVQAKLFIDKNYAERIDLSYISDEACFSKFHFTRLFKAIYAKTPHQYLTWVRIEKAQQLLREDKSVSETCFLVGFDSLTSFSGLFKRNVGISPSSYQAQMQQLKLAIKKSPVSFVPSCFALQHGWIEK, encoded by the coding sequence ATGGAGCAATATCCAAAAGTTTACCTATATCGACGGATTGTTCAGGCAAAACTTTTCATCGACAAAAATTATGCTGAAAGAATAGATCTTAGTTACATTTCTGATGAAGCCTGTTTTTCTAAATTTCATTTCACCAGGCTTTTCAAAGCCATTTATGCTAAAACACCACATCAATACCTTACATGGGTAAGAATTGAAAAAGCACAGCAGCTATTGCGCGAAGATAAAAGCGTTTCTGAAACCTGCTTCTTAGTAGGATTTGATAGCTTAACTTCGTTTAGCGGACTTTTTAAACGCAATGTAGGTATATCGCCTTCAAGTTATCAGGCACAGATGCAACAATTAAAGTTAGCCATTAAAAAATCGCCAGTTTCTTTCGTGCCGAGTTGCTTTGCCTTGCAACATGGGTGGATAGAAAAATAG
- a CDS encoding hypothetical protein (product_source=Hypo-rule applied; superfamily=46785,51206) → MNIENTYGEDKWAAFGGFSPLITVFKSYHPLNDEIEKIINEQTFPIRFAKNKHIASPLKHNRYIFLILEGAVHGYLKMGNKKISTWIAAENELAGTIRNLWENEISDEYIETIDPVFAIAIPHEMSKLLYEKFPIANYVGRKMTEIYFLGATERAYISRLPSALKRYQRFLVSYPHLINRVPLKYIASFIGMRLETLSRIRKKALTEKE, encoded by the coding sequence ATGAATATTGAAAATACTTACGGTGAAGATAAGTGGGCTGCATTTGGAGGCTTTTCGCCACTCATTACAGTTTTCAAATCTTATCATCCCCTTAATGATGAAATTGAAAAAATTATTAACGAGCAAACCTTTCCCATCCGATTTGCCAAAAACAAACACATTGCCTCGCCATTAAAGCATAATCGATATATTTTCCTTATTTTGGAAGGAGCAGTACATGGTTACCTTAAAATGGGAAACAAAAAAATTAGTACTTGGATTGCTGCCGAAAATGAACTGGCAGGAACCATCAGAAATTTGTGGGAGAATGAAATCTCTGATGAATATATTGAAACAATCGATCCGGTATTTGCAATTGCCATTCCGCACGAAATGTCGAAACTGCTTTACGAAAAGTTTCCGATTGCCAACTATGTGGGCCGTAAAATGACAGAGATTTATTTCCTCGGAGCAACTGAACGTGCTTATATAAGCAGGCTGCCTTCTGCATTGAAACGATATCAAAGATTCCTGGTTTCCTATCCTCATTTAATCAATCGCGTGCCACTTAAGTATATTGCATCATTTATCGGCATGCGACTCGAAACACTAAGCAGGATTAGGAAAAAAGCACTTACTGAAAAAGAATAG
- a CDS encoding hypothetical protein (product_source=Hypo-rule applied; cath_funfam=3.20.20.80; pfam=PF00150; superfamily=51445), producing the protein MKIKTSIATMAVMLSACLMGCEKKELTEAPLEIEKTAVTDAQKANVESVGAAGIAGVNWADGRDNFVDGWVIPSGLTAGDDYTTVSAKANAILTGFQNNMPGVNTVRLPINPPSVSDSWWSAYTGAIDRALSKNMKVILACWESASSHNGTIDDTTQFWAMWQTVVNKYGSNANVYFEPMNEPYGYTLAQLTTIYAEWLSRYPNVSRGRILLGGTGYSENVTAVGADSRFSSCLLSLHNYAFWATRTQSAWEADWRNRFGSYASRTVVTEYGAAMTTGKNYTGSVGSDNEIAYIVGSTNVFRNDKVASVYWPGLRDNDSYSIQNRGGSGTNITLTTTNQSGLTRIRYGWGL; encoded by the coding sequence ATGAAAATTAAAACGTCAATTGCAACAATGGCCGTTATGTTAAGCGCGTGCTTAATGGGCTGTGAAAAAAAAGAATTAACAGAAGCTCCGCTCGAAATTGAAAAAACGGCGGTCACGGATGCTCAAAAAGCAAATGTAGAATCGGTTGGTGCTGCCGGTATTGCAGGCGTAAATTGGGCAGATGGCCGCGACAATTTTGTTGATGGCTGGGTAATCCCTTCAGGCTTAACCGCTGGTGATGATTACACCACGGTATCGGCAAAAGCAAATGCGATATTAACGGGTTTTCAAAATAACATGCCCGGTGTTAATACGGTAAGGTTACCAATTAATCCGCCAAGTGTATCCGATTCGTGGTGGAGTGCCTATACCGGCGCAATAGATCGTGCACTAAGCAAGAACATGAAAGTGATTTTAGCTTGTTGGGAGAGTGCATCTTCCCATAATGGTACTATTGATGATACCACTCAGTTTTGGGCCATGTGGCAAACCGTAGTTAATAAATATGGAAGTAATGCGAACGTGTATTTCGAACCTATGAACGAGCCCTATGGTTATACATTGGCCCAATTAACCACTATTTATGCCGAATGGCTTTCCCGTTACCCCAATGTAAGCAGAGGCCGGATTCTTTTAGGTGGCACGGGCTATTCGGAAAATGTAACAGCTGTTGGTGCAGATAGCCGCTTTTCGAGCTGTCTTTTATCCCTGCATAATTATGCATTTTGGGCTACCAGAACACAATCGGCCTGGGAAGCTGACTGGCGAAACCGTTTTGGGAGTTACGCCAGTCGCACTGTTGTTACAGAGTATGGCGCAGCCATGACTACGGGTAAAAATTATACCGGTTCGGTTGGTAGCGATAATGAAATTGCCTATATAGTTGGTTCTACCAATGTATTTAGAAACGATAAAGTTGCCAGTGTGTACTGGCCAGGGCTTAGAGATAACGACAGTTACAGTATTCAGAACCGTGGTGGAAGCGGAACAAATATTACCTTAACAACAACTAATCAATCGGGATTAACCCGTATCAGATATGGCTGGGGTTTATAA